AGCACAAGGTTTCCATTAGGCTGATTAGACACTGATACAGATATCCAATCGCTGTTTCCACGCCAAATTCAAGTGCTTCCATCTAATTTCCATCTaattacttacttacttacaaTATGGCAACTACCTCTCTGAGTCCAGCTAAGCTTTCTGCTGAAGTAAGCTTTTTCATTCAGAGTTAGACACAAGTCCAGACATGACTCACCATTAAAAAGAGATGAGTCGGATGTTAAACGACAGTATTCATCTTAAGTCATTACGTTTTTGTTCCCTCAAGCATGTGTCTGCTAGTGTAGCGAGCTATTTAAGGTGAGTCCTTGGTGTACTCAAAACAATGTGGgtaattaacatttaaaaaacttaTAAGGAGAATAACTTTTCACCGTTTGGCTCATGTTCAATGCTTTAATGGATTTAATTAAGAGCCTGGGTACGTAATTACCGGATCTGCCTAAACTGAGTAcataaacaaatgtaaacaaaagtaGCAGGTCAATAAGCAGTGGATGTTATCCCCTTCATGCTGTACATGTCCTGCTGGTGTGAACACCCAGTCAGTTTAGAGCTGGCGGTCTCTCTCGTTGAGCTATATCGGTATTCAGGAGAGAAGGCCTTTATTGGCGTCTTATCTGGGCTAAACAGGATCAAGCTAAGAGGATCAGTATCAGGCTGACAACAAGGAGATGTTTTGGTCTGAATCTCTGAGCAGAAGTGTGCTCTGTATACTCCATACAatcattcattaaaaacaatactTTCAGAGTTTTCACCCTGGCTGTTGTTACAGGTTTGATCATTAGTTTGTTCACGTTAAAGAGCGtagtctctctttctttcactttgtttaCACGATCAGGTAATCTATGAAGAATAAtccagttttaaatgtttataatcCATAATCTATGTTCATCAGAGACAATTCATCCAAAAattcaacagaaaacacaaaaggcTTTACAGCACTGAATGAGTGAATTGGTTTGCAAGTTAACTGATTAATTGAAACTGATCAGAAcacttaaaacaataaaactataAGTGGATTTATAGCACATAAAACTCTATTCTCGAACTTctcaaaaaatgaataatttattaaatagtAATTTAATAATACAACGTCAACAAATGGGTTCAGGGTCATAACATTTTCAATATGGATATTTGATGTGTTATTAATACAGGTAAATTGCGTGTCAAAGGGCTGTTACCTGATTGTGAGGGTTACAAGGTCTTTTTATGTGTACAGTCATTACATTTTTCTAATGCTGTCTTTTCAGTAGCTAATTCGGAAATAAGAACTGAAGAAGCGACCAGTCAAAATCAAAAACCTTCTCCACTGTCTAGTTATAACCAACACATCTCTTGTCTCGTAGAAACCAGTTTCTGAGGCTGTTGTAGCCGTGTGTCTACTCTGTGCCGTCTCCAGCTCTGTATCTCCTCAATTCAtcaaatccctctctctccctcccgcaGTGCTGTGCTCAGACAGAGTGGGCCAGGTCACCAAGACGTATCATGACATTAAGGCGGTCACCCACCTGCTGGAGGAGGTAAGAGAGAGACACTCAGCCGATGAAAAGGATTAAAGAGGATTAAACTTAGCTGCCTCTCTGACCCTCACTGTTTTCAACTGTGATTCCTCCCCTAAACTCTTATTGTGTCAAATAAGTTTTAGAACCATGTGCATGTTGTTAATATATAtgttgataaataaaataaatgctgtACTTTGTATCACTTTGCAGAAAGAGCGGGATCTTGAGTTAGCAGCACGTATCGgtcagtctctcctgaagcaaAACCAAGAACTAACAACACGCAATGAAATACTGGATGAACAGCTTGAAACTGCAAAGGAGGAGGTAAAAACCCGCCTCATGACACACACGCTTACTGTTGTCAGTGATGTTACAGTCTGCTGAGCTCCAGTGATCATGACTTATTTTCTAGATTGCACAACTCCGACACGAGCTCTCGATGCGAGACGACCTCCTTCAATTCTACGCCAGCACTGAAGAGATTGAGAACGCGGAATCGCTCTCACCGTGAGTGCAACACGCACGTTCATGTCCACTGAGGTTGAGGAATGACTGACATTAATATTAAGCTCTTTGAAAGTCCAAGTCTATGACTCAGTCTTTGTACTGTAGATACAGTATCCTGCATTTTCTGCAACACTGAAGACTTTCCATTACACTTATTTTCTATCATAACATACAGAGCAGCCTCCTCCCTTTAAACACACAGGAATTACCTGTTGATAAGTTGCATAGTTCAACCTTGGTCTTTGACAAACTTTTTGCTTGTGATTCTGTTCTTTTTCTTAAAATTGTATTCTtgggaaattgaaaaaaaaagtagtttttACTGCAGTGCAGTGCGAGCATAAATCAGGTGATAGTGAAGACACTTTGACTCTGAAGTGAGCAACGTGTCTTCACTATCACACTGAAATGTTGCTTTAGGGTCCAGgcacacatacagtatgcaAATGTTTGAGTGGCAAACCCTCGCCTCCTGTTTTCATCAGTGCATCAAGGAGGCAAATAAAACCTGCCTGTCGAATGGCAAAGCAAATCGCAGGGTGGCTTCACATGGAGTTTAACTGTGGTGAACTTTGACCGATCTTGTATTTATGACAGGGCCCTTACCTTGCTGCTCAGTACACTGAGTCTGTGGGGAAGCAAACACATGTTAGAACATCTCCACTGATCCTCTCAAAGTCACCTGCTAAGCTGTCTACTAAAGTCCTTCCCATCAGCAGTTAATCATCACCACTATTCACTGTTGTCCCTCTTTTCATTTCCTATCATTGTATCTGCTCAGTCAAAGCTTTTTGAACCATTAATCACTGATTTTCAGATTTCAGCTCAATCATTTATTGTTTCAGATTTACAATTACAACATGTTCTTTGTAGACAGCCAGTAGACTGTATTTGTAAAACAGTATGAGGGTTGGATATTGGTTGACATAGGACCTGAGTATTTGTGATTATATACACTCTGATTTAAGGTCACGGATGTTTCCTAtagatatttttgaaaaagagtGAAAAGATGGGTTGTTCAATGAAGacctactttttgttttgttgcaggaTTAAAAGGAATGAATCGTCCAGTTCTCTCACCAACTTTGTCCACTACGACTTCCTGCAGCAGAAACTGAAAGTTTTAGAAGAGGATAACCGGAAACTAAGATTAGAGGTATTTAACATGACACAGTTCCCACAAGGGAAATTTTTATAAttagtattttttatattgaattatcattctgtaatatttaattatttttaaaacaacttcAACATACCAGAAATGCAGGATGCATTCTTATTTCaaatttacaaattaaaatgaaacatatttctgaaaataatatttcattAATGTGAGGTTAAAGAGTTGTTAAGTCAATATTTGGGGAAGTAACACCCTTTGTTTTATCACAGCTTAGGGCTGAATCAGGTGATCATGAATTGAAAATGacatagatgtttcactttgaaatgatagtataatacaatacaattcaTACATGCTTAAAAACTTTGCAGGCTCATGAGCTCACTACAGAGACGACCAACTACGAGGAGCAAGAGCAGGAGCTGATGATGGTGTGCGTGGAGGAGCTCTGTAAGTGTTACAGTGCAGATTCAACAGCTGGAAATAATGTAGCTGCAACTTAAGTACAGGGGCAATGATCTgacttgtgtgtttcagcaTCTGTCAACAAGCAGGTGGTTGACCTCTCAGATGAGCTGGCACGGAAAGTAGAGGACACTCTCAGACAGCAGGAGGAGATCAGCTCCCTGCTCGCTCAGATTGTGGACCTGCAAGCCCGCTGCAAAGGGGTGAgggacacacaagcacacacacacacacacacacacacacacacacacacacacacacacacacacacacacatacacacacatacatacattaaCACAGAAGCACAAATTATTCCAACAAGGTGTCCTCAAGGAGCAGCCACTCAGTGTATAGCCCTGTGTCATTATGATATATTCCATATTGCTTTGTTCGTGTTATACCTTTTactctgtgaagcactttggtcaaccaagttgttttaaatgtgctatataaataaagttagcACAGAGTGTAATAAGTGTCATTTGCTTTCAAAGGGTTTCCATGTTCTTTAAGTACCCACCAATGAATTCATTTGAAATCACAGTAAAACTCTTTTAATGTATTCACTCTGTGCTTCCAGCTCACCCATGAGAACGAGGGGGTGAACCAGCAGCTAAGTGCCTCCCGTGAGACTCAGATCAAACTGAAATCAGAGGTAAGACGCTGTTAAATACTTCAACAACACACTCCGTCTTGTCTTCCTGTCTGCATGGCTGAATGGCTGTCAAGTCTCTGCATAGTCGTGTATGTTGTGAGTTCTACAATATATAATTGTTTGGCTTTGTCTCCCCCTGTCTGCAGCTCAAGGACCTGCAGGACAAGTACTCTGAGTGTGGCGACATGCTCCACGAGGCCCGAGAGGACATTAAAAACCTGCGGAACAAGAGCGTGCCCAACAGCACGGTGCAGCGCTACACCGCCCTGGCCTCGGTCCTGCCAATGGACTCACTGGCAGCTGAGATAGAGGGCACCTTCCGCAAAGGCCTGGACACCCCGGCTCCGTCAGAATACAAGTGAGTccgtcagtgtgtgagtgttttctcACCTGTTGGAGGCAAATGTGAACAAGCtcagcaccaggatatttttcCTATAAGTAAATCATCAAGGGTTATAAAATAAGTGCCTGCAGTTTTCCCATCTGACCTTTGGGATGactcaaacaaaaacacagcccTTCAGAACttcaattatatttataaaaaaatattgatcttattcattcttttttgtttttaatctaatccgttttaaagtgtaaaatcCCCTGTACGTTAACATGACATTTTTTGATAATGTCTTGCAGGAATATTGAGAACAAAGTGGTACAGGTTTTCTAATTTCagtgaaaataatttaatttgcagAGCAGAACTCAAAAACCATTTGGAGCATTTTCATGAAACTTCACGCTGATGTTAATCAGGCATTGAATTTATTCCTTTTGGAAGTTTTTGAAAATATGATCACCTTCTGTGTTCTCATGGCAAAGGTTTGACTCAAGTTTGACACGTTTTGCCAAACTGAGACGTGGCTCTGTACTAAGTAAGAGAAAGAAACCATTCTGTTTTCAGGATATGGATATGAAGAGATTACTCTTAATCACTGGCACATTGCAGGATTACTCAATACTAATTACAGGATTACTCTTTACTTGACATAATTCTCATTCTCAtcaaaaaatgttaacaaaaatgTAGCTTGCCTTTGCCTTTGACCTTTTCTGATCTATGTTTGTTATTGAAAAAAACTATTGGCTGTTGTTATGTGTGTTAGGTGTTATCACTGAGGGAACTTCAGGTAACTGTTGTATAACCAAAGGATCTGCACTTTCAGGTTTTGTGGGTTCTGGGGAAGTGTCCACTCCTGATGACTTTTATAACCACTGCAAAAACAATCTGAGATCTAATGGTTTCTGGCACAAATCCAAGCTGACTACTGTGGCTGCTCTTATGCAAGCGgaactgtttttttcaataaaaagtgCTGGCATGGGTCGAGactaaatatttgaaatgatgttcaggttggggcAGGGATGGTTACATTGGCAAGGGCTGATTTTAGGTTGGGTTTGGACACAAAAAACTGAATGCCATGCGTTGGTTAGTTTGATCTCAGGCGCAGAAAGGTTAAGTGTTTTTATTGACCTTAAAAATAGATAACAACTCACACCGTTTTCTTCCTGTAGCTTGTGTAAGACAACACTTGCATTAGAGCCGATATTGTGATGGGGATACTGATGGTCTATTACAGTGATGAATATTCAAGTGTGATGACCACTTATACTCTGCTTATCCTGAAAGGAACCACCCGTGGCGTGTGTTTGAAACAGTGAAGGTGGTGAACAAGGTGGGGAAGCTGCGGTCTCTGTGCCAGTCTCCGGCCCTCCCAGGCTCCAGCCCGGTGTCGGCTCGCTCCAGTCATACCAGCACCCCCCGAACCAGCTACTATGGCTCTGATAATGCCAGCTTTACCCTGGAGGAGAAGCCCAGCTCCACTCAAGCTCAGAAAGAGGACAACAGGTGTGTGATATATCGAATGGAAAAATTCCACATGTCTTTACATGTAGGATATTATCAATAACTTAAAATTATATTCTTTGTGTTTGAACAGAACAGGGTTTGAAAATGATTTTGATATTGATAATGATAACCACTTATTAAAATGTTCTGTAAAGTCACAGCAGTTAAACATTGTCATGTGTCCTCCTTGTAGTGTTGTTGGGCCAAAGCGTCTGGGCCAGCCGGGCACCCCAGGGGGCCAGGACCTGGAAGCTGCTTTGCGCAACCTGTCGGCCCGCCAACAGAGCCACTCCTCCGAGCGGCCTTTCTTCGAAGTGGAGCGTGAGCGTAAACTCCGTGCCTTGGAAGCAAACTGCGAGGACGGCGAGGTCTCCAGTGGCTTTCTGACGCCAAACAGCCTGGGCTCCAGCCCGGCGACATCCACAGGCACCAACTACTCCAACGGCAGCTCACGGCACTCCTGTGGCTCCTCGGCAGGATCCAGGTCCTACCTGCCAGACCGCCTGCAGATCGTCAAACCTCTGGAAGGtaaaccatccatccatcatctaggccaggggtgtccaaactttttatcccgagggcaacatgcagaaaaaaatacgaaggtctgggccactcGCGCTTCCACGCCCCCTTGCCCTGGAGCAGAAGTAgtgcaatacagtgggccatagtctattacattacatttcatttcatttaactgacgcttttatccgAAACGACTTACAGTAAGTGCATtaaaccccgagggtacaaacccagaaaaacaagaatcaagaaagtaaaatttcttcaaaaataaagcaaaactacaaagtgctataagttaGTGcgatttaagtgctactaaattgttagtttccaaaATTGCTAGTATTTTTTTActagtatttttatttattttttcaattttttgatgcgggccaattaaaaatggacgGCGGGCCGcatttggacacccctgatctagGCTCTTACTCTTCCACAAATTGAGCTGTTGAGGCAGAATATTACACACACTTCCATCTTGCCTCACTCATCCCTCTCAACTTATTACGGCAAGATTCACTTTGATTCGTGAAACAAGTAAACCTTTTTTAGATTGTGCTGCCCCTGCTCTGTTTTCAACCGGTGTTCCTTGTGACTCTGTCCGTCAGGCTCTGTGACTCTGCATCAGTGGCAGCAGCTGGCCAAACCAAACCTGGGAGGCATCCTGCATCCACGTCCGGGCGTCCTGACCAAAGACTTcagggagctggaggtggaCATACAGCACGTCTACAGCCTGAACGACCTGGAGGAGGATGAACCCGACCTGTCGCAGCTCTCTGGAGCGCACGCCATGGGTAGGACACTTGAAAACACACTGACTACACACATGCTACATTCAGACAGTTCCACCACCTCTGTCCTGTATATTCACTTTAGAAAATACCCTTTAGAATGGTTTCTGCTAGTAGCGTTTGTCTGCCATTCAAGTAGTTTCCATTCTTATTTCTTCTAACCGATATAGTTTCCCATCATAGTCTGCTTTATCTTTCCTGTGTAGTTTAACATGCTTCTCTCCTTCCATGATCGCCCAGCCTCTCCACCTGGTCCCAACCTCCCTCAGACCCCTCTCACACATCCCATTACCACCCGCCAAGTCCTCCAACCCTGCCTCATCTTCCCCTCCTTCTCTGCTAGGTAAGAATACACACTGActtcatttattgttttaccATGTTGTGTTGTCTTTATCTTTCACAGCTCTAACCCGGTGAATTTCCATCTTGGACAGTAAAGCTACATTTGAGCTTGAATCAGATTTTGTACCGATGTGATGGTGATTAATCCACAACCTTGCTTCGATACAGGTGTTCCAGATTTCATCTTTTCCATCCTGCTGCTTTATTTACCTCTTTGCTGTCGTCTGCTCTTTACCCTCACAGTGGTAGAAAACGTCTGTCGAGGCTCTTTCTCCAGCTCTAGAAGGAGCATTCGGGGAAAAGTAAGAGTCGGGGGCAGATGCACAATGAATGCTCAGTAAATGTCTCGGATATCACCCACAGACGCACCGTACCCTGTTTGTCTGACTTAATTGTGTCTTGGTTAACATTTGAAAAAGGTCTTTGGCCTTGATTTTCACTAAGGAAGACTTTATAACATCTGAAATTCCATTTTCATTGACCCAATCTTCCTGGCTATTTCGTGAAAAAGCGTGTACAGTGCCTCTGTGAAATATACACCCTTACGTCTTACTAACACTTTGTGACACAGAGTTGTCTAAAGCTGCTTTTCcaaatgcactgaactccggatcaTTTCCTTACATCATCCGGAGAGGCTGTATGtaagaacacaaatgtccgagtgagaggctCCAGACATTCTCTGGAGATTTTACAAGGCTGCTGGCGgaagaaactccagagaatgtccagagcCTCTCAATACAGCTGGAGATTCTCTAGAGCATTCACCACGAGCGAGTGGATGTGTTTATGACGTTTCTAACAaacgacagatgcaaaaatggaaaagcaagaagaataaaaatatctcaggacGAAAAAGCGGTGCCACACACATagacaacacagaggaggatgtttGGTGATAATGGCAgatgctggtgttgatgtgctgtcaacaaaaataaatgatatcCACAGATGAATTaatgttacatcctgcctctgccacCCCTCGCTTGAACACtgctgagatgtttgtgtttttgtgaacacaacggagcggagaatctcctgctgcgttgtccATATGTGAAAGGGGAAACcgggagaaagtctggacccaattgtGCAGACATTCTCTggggttcatgtctgaaaacggctgtGCTGTCTCATCTGCTCTTGCTTTGTTTCTACTCCAACACATTCTTGCTTTGCCTAGGTTTTTATCCTAGCAACCACACTAACATCATGTTTATTCATTTCACAGCAGTGATGCCACTAACAACAACTGCACTAACTGAAAATATCATCCTGTTTTGTGTCGTGTATGCACTTTGATGTTTGAACAACAACAGACGGCTTGATTTCGAATCTATTGTGCGTTAAGTTatgtttggtttttaattgttttatttctgtgcGCAGCCTTCACTCTTTCGGCCCGCCACCTCGTCGGAACTCTGAGCACGTGAGCACTTCATCTCCTGCCCACCAGCAGCACTTTGGCCTACGAGGCCGGAGCAGCACCACCATCACCCCCGACACCACTGCAAACATAAGCACCTCATCACTGGgactcctgcagctgctgcaagAGCGCGGCATCTCAGCCGGTCCTTATCCCCACCACCTCCTGCACAACAGCTACAGGACAGAACCTCCATTCACAGCAAACGACAAGGGTGGAGGCTTGTCATCGGacaaggaagcaggaaggacaTTTTTCAGCTTGAACCTGGTGGGGAAGCTTCAGAGGCTGGGGCTGCACAGGGTGGCCGCCTGGGGGATGATGGGCCGCAGTAACAAGGAGAGAGAAGCAGCGAGGCATCCACCAAACGTCTGACCATCACCACTCACTCCTCTTTCATTCACCGCAGTGGCTTTGAGTGGAGCCATGGGACACTGCTCTGGTGTCTCCAAAACAAGAGGCGCAGAACCCGCTGGAGCCATACTTTGAGTTGTCCGTTGTGTATAGCACTGTTCTTTTGTATGAAGTCATGTATAGTAGATaaacttgtatgtgtgtgtgtgtgtgtgtgtgtgtgtgtatcatctTCATCTCAGGACAATCACCTGATCACCTGACCACCCGTCTGActgacactttttctttttacacaaaaaaaaaggaaacatctttaaaaaaaaactttttatattgtattttatgaaTGTCATATTACAGTTTCCTgccactgtttaaaaaaaaaagtcaccgtcttttttttgtttgtttctgaagtGAAAAAAGTCAAGTTGTAAGTATAAATTACAACGAGAGAGTAGATAATTAATTGCACgtccttttttttgtaattaattaaaaccacaAATCAAGCCAATTCTGGCCCTGAAGATCTTTCAAATGCACTAAATGACACTTTGGTCTTCCTGTTCATTAGCTGCTACTCTGAAGAAAGCATGTTGTATATAAGATTGTCAAATGGCATTAAATGAATCCAGAAGCACTGCGATGACTTCTGCTCCACGCTGGGGGGCCGGCGGCGATGACGCTGACTGAACTGAGTGTCGATCAATGTCGGATCAACTTCTCCCACCGCAGTTCATCGCCTGTTTTCACACAGCACACATGTCGTCATCAAAGGTTACTCTGGACGTAACGTGTATCTTGAGCCAAACCtcagcaaaaaataaatgaaaacaagcaAATCAGGTCTGCCAATGCTGCAATAAAAACAGCCAGTGAGTGTTCTAAAAGCAATATGTGTATTGACTGATTGTATTGACTGAAAAATCCTGCTTGTACAAAGCTGCTGTATTTCATGTTATCAGGAACTTTTGAAACTGCTGGGATGTAAATGAAATCAAAAATCCTGCGGGTTGTTCAAAGTGAATTCTCCGTGGTGTTCAGGGAAATGTTCTCTAACAGAAATACCAGTAGAATAAAGTTATCAATTCTAATGTAAACACCATGGTTCAATGACCTGCAGGTAAAAGGCATAGGATACATGTGGATGCAAAAGGGAATGAATCAAACACGGGTTTTTATAATTTGTGTTCATCAACCAAACCACTGTTTCTCTGCTGTATAGTCTCTGTTGTTAgcatcacgtgtgtgtgtgtgtaaagtgaaCCTCCTGTGaataaaactgcattttcaTCAAGTACAGTTCCACATGTCTCCGTGTTTCCTCTTGAATCAAAAGATAAACACTGTATGACTTCTGccaaaaagtttatttttaaagtagCAGGGACAGTTAAACATTTCCTGTTGAAACATAAAGTATGAACACAAAGCAGGGGAAGCTCTGAGGTCGTCACCGTGGCGTCTCACTCTGCGTCCCGCCGTCCGAAGTCCACCCAGCCCTGGTAGTCTCGATCCGGCATGCACTCGGAGTTCATCACCTCTGTGAACAAACCAGTCCTACGTGAACCACACACACCGATTCAGTTTACACTTCCTCCATctcgtgtctctctctgacGGGTAAACCACAACCGCACACCCCACAGCCCACAGCATACCTGAAATAGCTTTCATTATTTGCTTGGTCATAATCTCCCGTTCGTCCCCAGAGAGGTGTGCCCGTCTCTCCATCCGTGCAGAGCGAGTCTGAGGCGCCGGCTCCCGTCTGTGGGCCGAGTTCCTCTCCCTCTTggccaggagctgctggagcgtGCTGGTCGTCTCAGGTGAGGAGGCCGCGCTGCACACCAGCAGAGCCACCAGCAGTGCCAACACCAGCATAACTTTCCCTGACATGTCTGTgcataaaataaagacagactTTTAGTAGAATTCAACCTTTTTGTAACCATTTAAAATGAGAACAGCACTGTACCTGTGGAGATGAGACGAGTATGTTCACAACCACGTCCGAGAGATGTGAAGCTTCTGGTGCAGATCTGCCGATTCTGAGCCGATCTCAACCTTTTATACCAAAACCTTTGAGGATGAGTGATGTGGCCTTCGAATCCCAGAGTGATAACAGTGTTCACTGATTGATTGGGAGACGGATGCACTGGGAGGATGTGCGTAAAGGAAACAACGGACCACTACATCTGTGATCCCATTATTGTTCTTTTC
The sequence above is a segment of the Limanda limanda chromosome 2, fLimLim1.1, whole genome shotgun sequence genome. Coding sequences within it:
- the LOC133020021 gene encoding gastrin/cholecystokinin-like peptide translates to MSGKVMLVLALLVALLVCSAASSPETTSTLQQLLAKRERNSAHRREPAPQTRSARMERRAHLSGDEREIMTKQIMKAISEVMNSECMPDRDYQGWVDFGRRDAE
- the hap1 gene encoding trafficking kinesin-binding protein 1, which gives rise to MDGDAEGSFSAVTMEVWSSSASEEEEEDKSASSLVDEVVNEKICLNSNNNNNNNNNKDVLCREVTQVLCSDRVGQVTKTYHDIKAVTHLLEEKERDLELAARIGQSLLKQNQELTTRNEILDEQLETAKEEIAQLRHELSMRDDLLQFYASTEEIENAESLSPIKRNESSSSLTNFVHYDFLQQKLKVLEEDNRKLRLEAHELTTETTNYEEQEQELMMVCVEELSSVNKQVVDLSDELARKVEDTLRQQEEISSLLAQIVDLQARCKGLTHENEGVNQQLSASRETQIKLKSELKDLQDKYSECGDMLHEAREDIKNLRNKSVPNSTVQRYTALASVLPMDSLAAEIEGTFRKGLDTPAPSEYKNHPWRVFETVKVVNKVGKLRSLCQSPALPGSSPVSARSSHTSTPRTSYYGSDNASFTLEEKPSSTQAQKEDNSVVGPKRLGQPGTPGGQDLEAALRNLSARQQSHSSERPFFEVERERKLRALEANCEDGEVSSGFLTPNSLGSSPATSTGTNYSNGSSRHSCGSSAGSRSYLPDRLQIVKPLEGSVTLHQWQQLAKPNLGGILHPRPGVLTKDFRELEVDIQHVYSLNDLEEDEPDLSQLSGAHAMASPPGPNLPQTPLTHPITTRQVLQPCLIFPSFSASLHSFGPPPRRNSEHVSTSSPAHQQHFGLRGRSSTTITPDTTANISTSSLGLLQLLQERGISAGPYPHHLLHNSYRTEPPFTANDKGGGLSSDKEAGRTFFSLNLVGKLQRLGLHRVAAWGMMGRSNKEREAARHPPNV